A genomic region of Sphingobium sp. HWE2-09 contains the following coding sequences:
- a CDS encoding alpha-ketoacid dehydrogenase subunit beta has translation MNMIQAINSAMDVMMERDPSVVVMGEDVGFFGGVFRATAGLQQKYGKNRVFDTPITECGIIGVAVGMGAYGLRPVPEIQFADYIYPALDQLVSEAARLRYRSAGEFIAPMTVRSPFGGGIFGGQTHSQSPEGIFTHCSGIKTVIPSTPYDAKGLLIAAIEDNDPTLFFEPKRIYNGPFDGHYDTPAKSWAGHADAQVPTGYYRIALGKARIARAGEALTILCYGTMVHVVEDTVKTLGIDAEIVDLRSLVPLDIDTIEASVKKTGRCLIVHEATRTSGFGAELLAQVQERCFYHLEAPIERVTGFDTPYPHSLEWAYFPGPVRIREAINKIMKD, from the coding sequence ATGAACATGATCCAGGCGATCAACAGCGCCATGGACGTGATGATGGAACGCGACCCGTCCGTGGTCGTGATGGGCGAGGATGTCGGCTTTTTCGGCGGCGTGTTCCGCGCGACCGCAGGCTTGCAGCAGAAATATGGCAAGAACCGCGTGTTCGACACGCCGATCACCGAATGCGGGATCATCGGCGTGGCGGTGGGCATGGGCGCCTATGGCCTGCGCCCGGTGCCTGAAATCCAGTTCGCCGACTATATCTATCCCGCGCTCGACCAGTTGGTGTCGGAAGCGGCGCGCTTGCGTTACCGGTCGGCGGGGGAGTTCATCGCGCCGATGACGGTGCGATCGCCCTTTGGCGGCGGCATCTTCGGCGGCCAGACGCACAGCCAGTCGCCCGAAGGCATCTTCACCCATTGTTCGGGGATCAAGACGGTCATTCCGTCCACCCCCTATGACGCCAAGGGGCTGCTGATCGCCGCGATCGAGGATAATGACCCGACCCTCTTCTTCGAACCCAAGCGCATCTATAACGGCCCGTTCGACGGCCATTATGATACGCCGGCGAAAAGCTGGGCAGGCCATGCCGACGCGCAGGTGCCCACAGGCTATTATCGGATCGCATTGGGCAAGGCGCGGATCGCGCGGGCGGGGGAGGCGCTGACCATATTATGCTACGGCACGATGGTCCATGTGGTCGAAGATACCGTCAAGACGCTGGGCATCGATGCGGAAATCGTCGATCTGCGCAGCCTCGTCCCGCTCGACATCGACACGATCGAAGCGTCGGTGAAGAAAACCGGCCGCTGCCTGATCGTCCATGAAGCGACCCGCACCAGCGGGTTCGGCGCGGAATTGCTGGCGCAGGTGCAGGAGCGTTGCTTCTACCATCTCGAAGCGCCGATCGAGCGTGTCACCGGGTTCGACACGCCCTATCCGCACAGCCTGGAATGGGCCTATTTTCCGGGGCCGGTGCGTATCCGCGAAGCCATCAACAAGATCATGAAGGACTGA
- a CDS encoding 3-methyl-2-oxobutanoate dehydrogenase (2-methylpropanoyl-transferring) subunit alpha has product MTDPIGSGGMDGQAGRNLPPLRLHVPEPPARPGESADFTHFDIPAADAAPRPDEAAQPSDMRDLAYGLVRVLDEDSAAVGAWNPKLPPETLLRMLRYMALTRAFDARMFRAQRQGKTSFYMKSTGEEAVSIGAALALARDDMCFPSYRQQGILLARDWPMADMMNQIYSNTGDRLKGRQLPIMYSAREAGFFSISGNLTTQYPQAVGWAMASAARGDTRIAATWCGEGSTAEGDFHSACTFASVYRAPVIMNVVNNQWAISSFSGFAGAEATTFAARAVGYGIAGLRVDGNDILAVYAATRWAADRARANGGPTLIEHFTYRVEGHSTSDDPSAYRSAEESSLWPLGDPIARLKQHCITLGIWDEDRHAAMDKELAELVRDAAREAEKNGILGHGLHHPMESMFEDVFEEMPWHLKEQQQQMLDEWKAAGL; this is encoded by the coding sequence ATGACCGATCCCATCGGATCAGGCGGCATGGACGGGCAGGCGGGGCGCAATCTCCCGCCGCTTCGCCTGCATGTGCCAGAGCCGCCCGCGCGGCCGGGCGAAAGCGCCGACTTCACCCATTTCGACATTCCTGCCGCCGACGCCGCGCCGCGCCCGGATGAAGCGGCGCAGCCGTCCGATATGCGCGACCTGGCCTATGGCTTGGTCCGTGTGCTGGATGAGGATAGCGCGGCGGTGGGGGCGTGGAACCCTAAGCTGCCGCCGGAAACGCTGTTGCGGATGCTGCGCTACATGGCGCTGACCCGTGCCTTCGACGCGCGGATGTTCCGTGCGCAACGGCAGGGCAAGACCAGCTTTTACATGAAATCGACCGGGGAAGAGGCGGTGTCGATCGGCGCGGCGCTGGCGCTGGCGCGCGACGACATGTGCTTTCCCAGCTATCGCCAGCAGGGCATTTTGCTCGCTCGCGACTGGCCGATGGCCGACATGATGAACCAGATTTATTCCAACACCGGCGACCGGTTGAAGGGCCGCCAGCTGCCGATCATGTATTCGGCGCGGGAGGCGGGTTTCTTCTCCATCTCCGGCAACCTTACCACCCAATATCCCCAGGCCGTAGGCTGGGCGATGGCGAGCGCCGCGCGCGGCGACACGCGCATCGCCGCGACCTGGTGCGGAGAAGGATCGACGGCGGAGGGCGACTTCCATTCGGCCTGCACTTTCGCCAGCGTCTATCGCGCGCCGGTGATCATGAATGTCGTCAATAATCAATGGGCTATCAGCAGCTTTTCAGGTTTTGCCGGAGCGGAGGCGACGACCTTTGCCGCGCGCGCCGTTGGCTATGGCATTGCCGGGCTGCGGGTGGACGGCAACGACATTCTTGCTGTCTATGCCGCGACCCGCTGGGCCGCCGACCGCGCGCGCGCCAATGGCGGGCCGACGCTGATCGAACATTTCACCTATCGCGTCGAAGGGCACAGCACCTCCGACGACCCCAGCGCCTATAGATCGGCCGAGGAAAGCAGCCTCTGGCCACTGGGCGACCCGATCGCGCGGTTGAAGCAGCATTGCATCACGCTGGGCATCTGGGACGAGGATCGCCACGCCGCGATGGACAAGGAACTGGCCGAACTGGTCCGCGACGCCGCGCGCGAAGCGGAAAAGAACGGCATATTGGGGCACGGCCTGCATCACCCGATGGAATCGATGTTCGAGGATGTGTTCGAGGAAATGCCCTGGCACCTCAAGGAACAGCAGCAGCAGATGCTGGACGAATGGAAGGCGGCGGGGCTGTGA
- the thyA gene encoding thymidylate synthase encodes MIAYFAVTLDDWPHRHPGLEQRNTFIRENPALTDTPAATAPHYEQQYLDLMRHIWTHGDERVDRTGVGTRSILGATMRFSLADDAVPLLTTKRVYWKVAAREMLWFLTGDTNIRELVRQGVHIWTDWPLDAYRKATGEDIDRDTFEMRIVGDEDFARQWGDLGPVYGAQWVNWPRYEPAGDGLYRKADQGHNQIAALVEAIRTTPGSRRLLFTGWNVAEVAQMALPPCHMTYQFQVANGRLNGLLFQRSCDLGLGFAFNIFGLSMITRMLAQQCDLEPGEVVWQGGDVHLYLNHAALVEEQMNRIPSGVPKMRINRRPSSIFDYRIEDFEMLDYAPQAHISAPVAV; translated from the coding sequence ATGATTGCGTATTTTGCCGTGACGCTGGACGATTGGCCGCACCGCCATCCTGGGCTAGAGCAGCGCAACACCTTCATCCGTGAGAACCCTGCCTTGACCGACACGCCTGCCGCGACCGCGCCCCATTATGAACAGCAATATCTGGATCTGATGCGGCACATCTGGACCCATGGCGACGAACGGGTCGATCGCACCGGCGTCGGCACGCGGTCGATATTGGGCGCGACGATGCGATTCTCTCTGGCCGATGACGCGGTGCCGCTGCTCACGACCAAGCGGGTCTATTGGAAGGTCGCGGCGCGCGAAATGCTGTGGTTCCTGACCGGCGACACCAATATCCGCGAACTGGTGCGGCAAGGCGTGCATATCTGGACCGACTGGCCGCTGGACGCCTATCGGAAGGCCACGGGCGAAGACATCGATCGCGACACGTTCGAGATGCGAATTGTCGGGGACGAGGATTTCGCACGGCAATGGGGCGACCTGGGTCCGGTCTATGGCGCCCAATGGGTGAATTGGCCGCGCTACGAACCGGCAGGCGACGGCCTGTATCGCAAGGCGGATCAGGGCCACAACCAGATCGCCGCCCTGGTCGAGGCGATTCGCACGACGCCCGGATCGCGCCGCCTGCTCTTTACCGGATGGAATGTCGCGGAAGTGGCGCAAATGGCGCTGCCGCCCTGTCATATGACCTATCAGTTCCAGGTCGCGAACGGCCGCCTGAACGGCCTGCTGTTCCAGCGGAGTTGCGACCTGGGCCTCGGCTTTGCCTTCAACATCTTCGGCCTGTCGATGATCACCCGGATGCTGGCGCAGCAATGCGATCTGGAGCCGGGCGAGGTCGTCTGGCAGGGGGGCGACGTGCACCTCTACCTGAACCATGCTGCGCTGGTGGAAGAGCAGATGAATCGAATCCCGTCCGGCGTCCCCAAGATGCGGATCAATCGGCGGCCTTCGAGCATTTTCGATTACAGGATCGAGGATTTCGAAATGCTCGATTACGCGCCGCAAGCCCATATTTCCGCGCCGGTCGCCGTCTAA
- a CDS encoding JAB domain-containing protein, whose amino-acid sequence MKDELALAILDRDWRPQRLLALRQGWPAVLHRLLQDEGSWVALIQWRDDRPSPLPDWQDVRLTRTIARSLRPLEVKLADHVIHSGDARFSFRAAGLL is encoded by the coding sequence ATGAAGGACGAACTGGCGCTCGCAATTCTGGACCGGGACTGGCGACCGCAGCGCCTGCTGGCGTTGCGGCAGGGCTGGCCCGCCGTGCTGCATCGCCTGTTGCAGGATGAAGGCAGTTGGGTGGCGCTGATCCAGTGGCGCGACGACCGGCCATCGCCTCTGCCCGACTGGCAGGATGTGCGGCTGACCCGGACGATCGCGCGCAGCCTGCGCCCCTTGGAGGTGAAGCTGGCCGATCATGTCATCCATAGCGGCGATGCGCGCTTCAGCTTCCGCGCGGCCGGTCTTCTTTAA
- a CDS encoding methyltransferase domain-containing protein, whose translation MLPSVDAKYIRGIGLSDSISLANRLSQSFDYTNTFYHTDPMLDICNPSDSWINQHDFLISSDVFEHVPSPVQRAFDGAFSVLRPGGLFVLTVPFDDRQNTTEHFPNVRDFKLIDFDGEWLLAGRTAEGDYELHNDLIFHGGPGTTVELRFFSRDDLIGHLEAAGFTAIEVHDCEIHEYGIFHPHYQGVPITAWKPQ comes from the coding sequence ATGCTTCCGTCCGTCGATGCGAAGTATATCCGTGGCATCGGCTTGAGTGATTCGATCAGTCTTGCAAATCGCTTGTCTCAATCTTTCGATTACACCAATACATTCTATCATACCGACCCGATGCTGGATATCTGTAATCCTAGCGATTCGTGGATCAATCAACATGATTTCTTGATTTCCAGTGATGTATTCGAACATGTTCCTTCACCTGTGCAGCGGGCATTTGACGGCGCCTTTTCCGTTTTACGTCCGGGTGGGTTGTTTGTTTTGACAGTGCCTTTTGATGACCGGCAGAATACGACCGAACATTTCCCCAACGTGCGCGATTTCAAATTGATCGACTTTGATGGCGAATGGCTACTTGCCGGGCGTACCGCTGAAGGCGACTATGAATTGCACAATGATCTGATCTTCCACGGTGGCCCAGGGACAACGGTTGAGTTGCGATTCTTTTCGCGCGATGACCTGATTGGGCATTTGGAGGCGGCAGGCTTTACTGCGATCGAGGTGCATGACTGCGAAATACATGAATATGGCATTTTCCACCCCCATTATCAGGGCGTTCCGATTACCGCTTGGAAACCCCAATGA
- a CDS encoding spermidine synthase: MIPREYLDSAQVPGGQELKLYRRGADHMIVLDRNELMSSRMSGSEKQLALMTIERLQGRKALHLLVGGYGMGFTLRAALGVLDGSARVTVAELVPKIIEWARGPMADLMAGCLDDPRVDLRIEDVVPVIAQAKATYDAILLDVDNGPDGLTATANDRLYSAGGLEVAKAALKPGGILAIWSAGSDDAFARRLRNARFDVDEVAVKARDNGKGPRHVIWFARKR, encoded by the coding sequence ATGATCCCGCGGGAATATCTGGATTCGGCGCAGGTGCCGGGCGGGCAGGAACTCAAGCTCTACCGGCGCGGCGCCGATCATATGATCGTGCTCGACCGCAACGAATTGATGAGCAGCCGGATGAGCGGATCGGAAAAGCAGCTGGCGCTGATGACTATCGAGCGATTGCAGGGGCGCAAGGCGCTGCATCTGCTGGTCGGCGGCTATGGCATGGGCTTCACCCTGCGCGCGGCGCTGGGCGTGCTGGACGGATCGGCGCGCGTGACCGTGGCCGAACTGGTGCCCAAGATCATCGAATGGGCGCGCGGGCCGATGGCTGACCTGATGGCCGGATGCCTGGACGATCCGCGCGTCGATTTGCGGATCGAGGATGTCGTGCCGGTGATCGCGCAAGCCAAGGCGACCTATGACGCGATCCTGCTGGATGTGGACAATGGGCCGGACGGGTTGACCGCCACCGCTAATGATCGGCTCTATTCGGCGGGTGGGCTGGAGGTCGCCAAGGCGGCGCTGAAACCGGGCGGCATATTGGCGATATGGTCGGCGGGATCGGACGATGCCTTCGCCCGTCGCTTGCGTAACGCCCGTTTCGATGTGGACGAGGTAGCGGTGAAGGCGCGCGACAATGGCAAAGGGCCGCGCCATGTGATCTGGTTCGCGCGGAAGCGGTGA
- a CDS encoding error-prone DNA polymerase: protein MTASPFAEVVAATNFSFLRGASHSMDMVRQASHLGMTGIGIADRNTVAGVVRAHQALKDLGSLAGGMRLIVGTRLVFADGTLDIVAYPRTRFGWGRLTRLLTLGNRRAIKGECTLNLPDLIEFGQDMALIAMDGDAGLLAQLRAITPHLWLAATMGRSGRDARMLARRIALSAQSGVPLIATNDALYAEADDRPMQDVLTCIREGLTIQTAGRRLAPNAERHLKDPAEMARLFTTCPQAIAATQDLLACIDFTLDQLVYEYPHEPVPDGWAPQDWLEHLVGEKAQARFPEGLSPLYQKVLDEEFTLIRRRNYAYYFLTVHDIVAYARSLDPPILCQGRGSAANSLVCYLLGITPIDPVEQKLLFSRFLSENRHEPPDIDVDFEHQRREEVMQYIYRRYGRDRAGIAATVIRYRQRSALREVGKALGLTEDVTARLSGTVWGSWSGDQEVPEARVAQAGFDPANPELARLRDMASRLLECPRHLSQHVGGFVLSQGRLDELVPIHNAAMPDRTFIEWDKDDLDTLQLMKVDVLALGMLTAIRKSFDLMRLHGLGDLTLDRVPVEDEATYAMLQKGDSIGTFQVESRAQISMLPRMKPKKLYDLVIQVAIVRPGPIQGGMVHPYLRRRNGEEKPELPGPPGNPDELKEVLGKTLGVPLFQEQAMKLAIVAGGFSPAQADGLRRAMATFRRTGEVSNYQTDLIEGMVKRGYERDFAERCFKQIEGFGEYGFPESHAQAFGWLAYVSSWLKCHYPAVFTCALLNSQPMGFYAPAQLVRDAQQHGVEARPIDVQASDWYSSLEGERVLRLGLNRIDGFHEEWANALIAVRADAPIRDMEDLARRAAMPARALHLLADADALRSIGRTRREAGWDARRVPPVQLPLFGAQDLPELGREADPMLPAMPLSEEVAIDYQTHRLSLKGHPMQFLRSHFAERGVIDCASVNAAKDGTKVKVAGVVLIRQRPGKGNAVFITIEDESGIVNALLWAREMEKQRRAVMASRLMLIHGEVQRSKEDVVHLMVDRVTDASRALDWLHEGQAGGKPAKPFPHRHPRDVRILPRSRDFH, encoded by the coding sequence ATGACCGCGTCCCCCTTTGCAGAGGTGGTGGCCGCCACCAATTTCAGCTTCCTGCGCGGCGCATCGCATTCTATGGACATGGTGCGGCAGGCCTCGCATCTGGGCATGACCGGCATCGGCATCGCCGACCGCAATACGGTGGCGGGCGTGGTGCGCGCGCATCAGGCGCTCAAGGATCTGGGATCATTGGCCGGGGGAATGCGTCTGATCGTCGGCACCCGGCTGGTTTTTGCCGATGGCACGCTCGACATCGTCGCTTACCCCCGCACGCGCTTCGGCTGGGGGCGGCTGACCCGGCTGCTGACGCTGGGCAATCGTCGCGCGATCAAGGGCGAATGCACGCTGAACCTGCCGGACCTGATCGAATTTGGGCAGGACATGGCGCTGATCGCGATGGACGGCGACGCCGGGCTGCTGGCGCAATTGCGCGCTATCACGCCGCATCTCTGGCTCGCCGCGACTATGGGCCGATCGGGCCGCGACGCGCGAATGCTGGCGCGGCGCATCGCCTTGTCCGCCCAGAGCGGCGTGCCGTTGATCGCCACCAATGACGCCCTTTATGCGGAGGCGGATGACCGGCCGATGCAGGACGTCCTGACCTGTATTCGCGAAGGGCTGACGATCCAGACCGCCGGTCGCCGCCTTGCCCCCAATGCCGAGCGTCACCTGAAAGACCCGGCCGAAATGGCGCGCCTGTTCACCACCTGCCCACAGGCGATCGCCGCGACGCAGGATCTGCTCGCCTGCATCGATTTCACGCTGGACCAACTCGTCTATGAATATCCGCACGAACCGGTGCCGGACGGCTGGGCGCCGCAGGACTGGCTGGAGCATCTGGTGGGGGAGAAGGCGCAGGCACGCTTCCCCGAAGGCTTGTCGCCCCTCTACCAAAAGGTGCTGGACGAGGAGTTTACGCTGATCCGCCGCCGCAACTACGCCTATTATTTCCTGACCGTCCACGACATCGTCGCCTATGCCCGCAGCCTCGATCCGCCGATCCTGTGCCAGGGTCGCGGGTCCGCCGCCAATTCGCTGGTCTGTTATCTGCTGGGCATCACCCCGATCGACCCGGTGGAACAGAAACTGCTCTTCTCCCGCTTCCTGTCCGAAAACCGGCATGAACCACCCGATATCGACGTCGATTTCGAACATCAGCGGCGCGAGGAGGTGATGCAATATATCTACCGCCGCTATGGGCGCGATCGGGCCGGTATCGCCGCGACCGTCATCCGCTATCGCCAGCGCAGCGCCCTGCGCGAAGTCGGCAAGGCGCTGGGCCTGACGGAGGATGTGACGGCGCGGCTGTCCGGCACCGTCTGGGGCAGTTGGAGCGGGGATCAGGAAGTGCCAGAAGCGCGCGTGGCCCAGGCGGGCTTCGATCCCGCCAATCCCGAACTCGCCCGGTTGCGCGACATGGCGAGCCGGTTGCTCGAATGCCCCCGCCACCTGTCACAGCATGTTGGCGGCTTCGTGCTGAGCCAGGGGCGGCTTGACGAACTGGTCCCGATCCACAATGCCGCCATGCCCGATCGCACCTTCATCGAATGGGACAAGGATGATCTCGATACGCTGCAATTGATGAAGGTCGATGTGCTGGCGCTCGGCATGTTGACCGCGATCCGCAAGAGCTTCGACCTGATGCGCCTGCACGGCTTGGGCGACCTGACGCTGGACAGGGTGCCGGTGGAGGATGAGGCGACCTATGCCATGCTGCAAAAGGGCGACAGCATCGGCACGTTCCAGGTCGAAAGCCGGGCGCAGATTTCCATGCTGCCCCGGATGAAGCCCAAGAAGCTGTACGACCTCGTCATCCAGGTCGCGATCGTGCGCCCCGGCCCGATCCAGGGCGGCATGGTCCACCCCTATCTGCGGCGGCGCAATGGGGAAGAGAAACCGGAACTGCCCGGCCCGCCCGGCAATCCTGATGAGTTGAAGGAGGTGCTGGGCAAGACGCTGGGCGTGCCCCTATTCCAGGAGCAGGCGATGAAGCTGGCGATCGTCGCGGGTGGGTTTTCACCTGCGCAGGCGGACGGATTGCGCCGAGCGATGGCGACTTTTCGTCGCACTGGCGAGGTCAGCAACTATCAGACCGACTTGATCGAAGGCATGGTGAAGCGCGGCTATGAGCGCGATTTCGCCGAACGCTGCTTCAAGCAGATCGAAGGATTCGGCGAATATGGTTTTCCTGAAAGCCATGCCCAGGCATTTGGCTGGCTCGCCTATGTCTCTTCCTGGCTAAAATGCCATTATCCCGCCGTCTTTACCTGCGCTCTCCTCAACAGCCAGCCCATGGGCTTCTACGCCCCCGCACAATTGGTGCGCGACGCGCAGCAACATGGCGTGGAGGCGCGGCCGATCGATGTGCAGGCGAGCGACTGGTATAGCAGCCTGGAAGGAGAACGCGTCCTGCGCCTGGGCCTTAATCGGATAGACGGGTTCCACGAGGAATGGGCCAATGCGCTGATCGCAGTGCGGGCGGATGCGCCGATCCGCGACATGGAGGATCTGGCCCGCCGCGCCGCCATGCCTGCCCGGGCGCTGCATCTTCTGGCGGATGCGGACGCGTTACGGTCGATCGGCCGCACCCGGCGGGAGGCGGGGTGGGACGCCCGGCGGGTGCCGCCGGTGCAACTGCCGCTTTTTGGAGCGCAGGATTTGCCTGAACTCGGCCGCGAAGCCGATCCGATGCTCCCGGCCATGCCCTTATCCGAAGAGGTGGCCATCGACTATCAGACCCATCGCCTGTCGCTAAAGGGACATCCAATGCAATTCCTGCGCAGCCATTTCGCTGAGCGCGGCGTCATCGATTGTGCATCGGTGAACGCCGCCAAGGACGGCACCAAGGTGAAGGTGGCCGGCGTGGTCCTGATCCGCCAGCGGCCGGGGAAGGGCAATGCGGTCTTCATCACGATCGAGGATGAAAGCGGCATCGTCAACGCGCTGCTGTGGGCGCGGGAGATGGAGAAGCAGCGCCGCGCCGTCATGGCGTCCCGCCTGATGCTGATCCACGGCGAAGTCCAGCGCAGCAAGGAAGATGTCGTCCATCTGATGGTCGATCGCGTCACCGACGCCAGCCGGGCGCTCGACTGGTTGCACGAAGGGCAGGCGGGCGGGAAACCCGCAAAGCCATTCCCCCACCGCCATCCGCGCGACGTGCGCATATTGCCCAGATCACGCGATTTCCATTGA
- a CDS encoding Y-family DNA polymerase, with product METNTRLCLALWFPFLASERMRATMEPGNDRSPDDGTAEPLALVARVGNALRLAAVDALAVEQGLVAGMTLADARARCPALITRPIDSAADALALDRVLEAMRRFTPMVALDAPDGIILDITGCAHLFGGAQALAQQARALAGYSSRHCFGPNAMAARALARHGGRRGDVAALPVAALELDEGGLAALRRAGLRTIGDLARRPMGMIAARFGEQAVTRLRQILGEAPSPIAPRRPAAPIHAEARFPEPIARTEDVMDVIEDLLGQAARQMEARKLGGRRFVIRLLRSDGARQGLAIETGQPVRDPAAVLRLLRERIDTMADPLDPGFGFDAVLLAVPRVEPLVERQQAMEGEAAKAGEANIVALIDRLGIRLGPNNVRRLQPCDRHIPEGAQTFEPAIQAQRQSWPAAPDRPPRPLLLFDPPQPVAVIAGVPDGPPQRFRWRDRLHEVRLAEGPERIAAEWWRRRDGHQPGGAGKTRDYYRIEDGDGRRYWMFRHGLFGEEAEISWYLHGLFA from the coding sequence ATGGAGACGAATACGCGCCTCTGCCTGGCGCTGTGGTTCCCTTTTCTCGCCAGCGAACGGATGCGGGCGACGATGGAGCCGGGCAACGACAGGTCGCCTGACGATGGCACCGCCGAACCGCTCGCCCTGGTGGCGCGGGTCGGCAATGCGCTGCGACTGGCGGCCGTCGATGCGTTAGCAGTTGAGCAGGGGCTGGTCGCGGGCATGACGCTGGCCGATGCCCGGGCGCGCTGCCCCGCGCTTATCACCCGCCCAATCGATAGTGCCGCCGATGCGCTGGCGCTCGACCGGGTGCTGGAAGCGATGCGGCGTTTCACCCCGATGGTCGCGCTGGATGCGCCGGACGGGATCATTCTCGACATTACGGGTTGCGCGCATCTGTTCGGCGGCGCGCAGGCGCTGGCGCAGCAGGCGCGAGCGCTGGCCGGGTATAGCAGCCGCCATTGTTTTGGCCCCAACGCCATGGCGGCCCGCGCCTTGGCCCGGCATGGCGGACGACGCGGGGATGTCGCCGCGCTGCCGGTCGCTGCGCTCGAACTGGATGAAGGCGGACTGGCTGCCCTGCGCCGCGCTGGCCTGCGCACCATCGGCGATCTGGCCCGGCGTCCCATGGGGATGATCGCCGCCCGTTTCGGCGAGCAGGCCGTCACCCGGCTGCGCCAGATATTGGGCGAAGCGCCTAGCCCGATCGCGCCGCGCCGTCCCGCCGCCCCCATCCATGCCGAAGCGCGCTTTCCCGAACCCATCGCCCGCACCGAAGATGTGATGGACGTGATCGAGGATCTGCTGGGCCAGGCCGCGCGCCAGATGGAGGCGCGCAAGCTGGGCGGTCGCCGCTTCGTTATCCGCCTGCTGCGCAGCGACGGCGCACGCCAGGGGCTGGCGATCGAAACCGGGCAACCGGTGCGCGATCCCGCCGCCGTGCTTCGCCTGCTGCGCGAACGGATCGACACCATGGCCGATCCGCTCGATCCCGGCTTCGGCTTCGACGCGGTGCTGCTGGCGGTGCCCCGGGTCGAGCCGCTGGTCGAACGGCAGCAGGCGATGGAGGGAGAGGCGGCCAAGGCGGGCGAGGCAAATATCGTCGCCCTGATCGACCGGCTCGGCATCCGACTCGGCCCGAACAATGTCCGGCGCCTGCAACCGTGCGACCGGCATATCCCCGAAGGCGCGCAGACCTTCGAACCAGCGATCCAGGCGCAGCGCCAGTCCTGGCCTGCCGCGCCGGATCGCCCGCCCCGACCCCTGTTATTGTTCGACCCGCCCCAGCCGGTGGCGGTCATCGCCGGCGTGCCCGACGGCCCGCCGCAACGCTTCCGCTGGCGCGACCGCCTGCATGAGGTGCGCTTGGCCGAAGGACCGGAGCGGATCGCAGCGGAATGGTGGCGCAGGCGGGACGGACACCAGCCGGGCGGCGCGGGCAAGACGCGCGACTATTACCGGATCGAGGATGGCGACGGGCGGCGCTACTGGATGTTCCGCCATGGCCTGTTCGGCGAAGAGGCCGAGATAAGCTGGTATCTGCACGGCCTGTTCGCATGA
- a CDS encoding ImuA family protein has product MAGKDFIKGARSPERHGLDAQAACPMLDPGHLHEIHCQGEDRAAALAFALTQGRMAATGAIFALRTPRRQRLPTLFYGDGLALLGIQPSRLTIVETRNDIDMLRAGLEAARCPGVAAVLMESEGRFADYDLTASRRLVLAAEASGVFVLLLRGDAEPRSSGAQTRWTIRSAPSVALEADAPGWPAIDAELLRCRGGPAGGRWRLTWDSDNGCFRDGDEYAPLPGAVVPFSRQRTDAGDDGAGQRQVA; this is encoded by the coding sequence ATGGCTGGCAAGGATTTCATCAAGGGGGCGCGTTCGCCGGAACGGCATGGGTTGGACGCGCAAGCGGCCTGTCCCATGCTCGATCCGGGCCATCTGCACGAAATTCATTGCCAGGGCGAGGACCGGGCGGCGGCGCTGGCCTTTGCGCTGACGCAAGGGCGCATGGCCGCTACAGGCGCGATCTTCGCGTTGCGCACGCCGCGCCGCCAGCGTTTGCCGACGCTCTTTTATGGCGACGGGCTGGCGCTGCTGGGTATCCAGCCCAGCCGCCTGACGATCGTGGAGACGCGCAACGACATCGACATGCTGCGCGCCGGGCTGGAGGCGGCACGCTGTCCCGGCGTGGCGGCGGTGCTGATGGAAAGCGAAGGACGCTTCGCCGACTATGACCTGACCGCCAGCCGCCGCCTGGTGCTGGCAGCCGAAGCGTCCGGCGTCTTCGTGCTGCTGTTGCGCGGCGACGCCGAACCGCGATCCAGTGGCGCGCAGACCCGCTGGACCATCCGCAGCGCGCCGTCTGTCGCGCTGGAGGCGGATGCGCCGGGATGGCCCGCGATCGATGCCGAACTGCTCCGTTGCCGCGGCGGACCGGCAGGAGGGCGCTGGCGACTGACATGGGATAGCGACAATGGATGTTTCAGGGATGGAGACGAATACGCGCCTCTGCCTGGCGCTGTGGTTCCCTTTTCTCGCCAGCGAACGGATGCGGGCGACGATGGAGCCGGGCAACGACAGGTCGCCTGA